A DNA window from Zingiber officinale cultivar Zhangliang chromosome 3A, Zo_v1.1, whole genome shotgun sequence contains the following coding sequences:
- the LOC122054139 gene encoding uncharacterized protein LOC122054139: MKRLSAKELGKVEPSQPSHLSPPVSQPASSLGKAEAEAELVQSSQRCRSLSKDSESLEVAPAEPPTNLAQSPQPSTTTSGPPRSDSRSRLLKYFKEQPSAFSAKIPASSQSMPPPEAWPSLVTPEQCEAMRSMSTTELGKYEYSLLSQLLVCNWELMERIKRLSADYAESQAQETKLRSLAEYWEKEAKAIKAEKSNLSEQMTKVLLELDKSKAESEETRSKVEGVSAMLEGAMTKLEGARTELQLFAKEKASLAVKLEWYDGD, from the exons ATGAAGCGGTTGTCCGCCAAGGAGCTCGGTAAAGTGGAACCATCTCAGCCGTCCCATTTATCTCCTCCAGTCTCCCAACCTGCCTCCTCCCTTGGAAAGGCTGAGGCTGAGGCTGAGCTAGTTCAAAGTAGCCAGCGATGCCGGTCGCTCTCCAAGGACTCAGAGTCCTTAGAGGTTGCTCCCGCAGAACCTCCTACAAACTTGGCGCAGAGTCCCCAGCCCTCAACCACGACTAGTGGGCCTCCTCGGTCAGATTCGAGATCGCGTCTTCTCAAATATTTTAAGGAGCAGCCATCAGCCTTCAGCGCGAAGATCCCCGCGTCTTCGCAGAGTATGCCGCCACCTGAAGCTTGGCCAAGTCTGGTTACGCCTGAGCAGTGCGAAGCTATGCGTAGTATGTCAACGACGGAGTTGGGGAAATACGAATATTCCTTACTGTCTCAG TTATTGGTGTGCAATTGGGAATTGATGGAGCGGATTAAGCGTCTCAGTGCAGATTATGCCGAGTCCCAAGCTCAAGAGACTAAGCTACGGTCCTTGGCTGAGTATTGGGAAAAGGAGGCTAAGGCAATCAAAGCTGAAAAATCGAACCTCTCTGAGCAGATGACTAAGGTCCTACTTGAACTAGATAAGAGCAAGGCTGAATCGGAGGAGACTCGATCCAAGGTGGAAGGGGTAAGCGCTATGCTAGAGGGAGCCATGACCAAGCTGGAGGGGGCGAGAACTGAGTTGCAATTGTTTGCGAAGGAGAAGGCATCTCTCGCAGTTAAGTTAGAGTGGTACGATGGGGATTAG